The following are encoded together in the Phragmites australis chromosome 19, lpPhrAust1.1, whole genome shotgun sequence genome:
- the LOC133901061 gene encoding ATP-dependent DNA helicase At3g02060, chloroplastic-like, which produces MATPAPRAAPAAAPLPLLLLRLHPPALVRLPLPRLRLAAPAATATAASAAVAPDDISQLNHRLRAIVRRRDAAAVARGPSSPGPVDPVQAEAYLRMIRDQQRLGLRQLRGESESDDGEEEDGESGGGGEKKKGMAAGSSLGHRVDPRELEPGEYVVHKKVGIGKFACISAEDGVDYVFIQYADAMAKLAVDQAARMLYRYNLPHEKKRPRNLSKLNDNSTWEKRRLKGKLAVQKMVVNLMELYLQRMRQRRPPYPKPAAMDDFAAEFPYEPTPDQSQAFIDVEKDLMERETPMDRLICGDVGFGKTEVAMRAIFTVVSAGYQAMVLAPTIILAKQHYDVMSERFSNYPDIKVAIFSGAQSKEEKDELLTKIKNGDLHIIVGTHAILTERMAYNNLGLLVVDEEQKFGVQQKEKIASYKSSIDVLTLSATPIPRTLYLALTGFRDASLMSTPPPERVAVKTYVSVFSKERALSAIKFELQRGGQVFYVVPRIKAIDDVLHFLKDSLPDVPIDVAHGKKVSKTIQLAMEKFACGEVKILVCTHIIESGIDIANANTMIVQYAELFGLAQLYQLRGRVGRSGREGFAYLFYTDKSLLSRVAMDRLGAIKEHSDLGQGFHVAEKDMGIRGFGSLFGEQQSGDVANVGIDLFFDMLFDSLSKVDKFCLVPVPYKDVQLDINISPHLSSEYISYLENPVELLNEAAKAAEKDLWTLIQFTEDLRRRYGKEPRDMELLLKKLYVRRMAADLGISQVYPSGKIILMKTNMNKKVFRLMTEAMTSEAYRNSLSYAGKEIKAELLVSLPDTLILNWLFHCLADCYAVIPALVKY; this is translated from the exons ATGGCCACGCCCGCCCCTCgcgccgcgccggcggcggccccgctcccgctcctcctcctccgcctccacccgCCGGCCCTGGTCCGCCTCCCGCTCCCTCGCCTCCGCCTCGCGGCCCCGGCCgccacggcgacggcggcctcgGCCGCCGTCGCCCCCGACGACATATCGCAGCTCAACCACCGCCTCCGCGCCATCGTCCGCCgccgcgacgccgccgccgttgcccgCGGACCATCGTCCCCCGGCCCCGTCGACCCGGTCCAGGCGGAGGCCTACCTCCGCATGATCCGCGACCAGCAGCGGCTCGGCCTCCGCCAGCTCCGCGGCGAGTCGGAGAGCGACGacggagaggaggaggacggagagagcggaggcggcggggagaagaagaaggggatGGCGGCGGGGAGCTCGCTGGGGCACCGGGTGGACCCGCGGGAGCTGGAGCCCGGGGAGTACGTCGTGCACAAGAAGGTCGGCATCGGCAAGTTCGCCTGCATCAGCGCCGAGGACGGCGTCGATTACGTCTTCATCCAGTACGCGGACGCCATGGCCAAGCTCGCCGTCGACCAGGCCGCGCGCATGCTCTACCGATACAACCT GCCTCATGAGAAGAAGAGGCCACGGAATTTGAGCAAGCTGAATGATAATTCCACTTGGGAGAAGAGGAGACTAAAAGGGAAGCTTGCTGTTCAGAAGATGGTTGTCAACTTGATGGAACTGTATTTGCAAAGGATGAGGCAGAGAAGACCTCCATACCCAAAGCCAGCGGCAATGGATGActttgctgctgaatttccttatgAGCCTACTCCAGACCAAAGCCAG GCTTTTATAGATGTTGAGAAAGATCTGATGGAAAGGGAAACACCAATGGATAGATTGATCTGTGGAGATGTGGGTTTTGGCAAAACAGAAGTTGCAATGCGTGCTATATTCACTGTTGTATCTGCAGGATATCAAGCTATGGTTCTCGCACCAACTATAATACTTGCCAAGCAACATTATGATGTAATGTCTGAGCGTTTTTCCAACTATCCTGATATAAAGGTTGCCATATTTAGTGGTGCCCAG AGCAAAGAGGAGAAAGATGAGCTATTAACAAAGATTAAGAATGGGGATTTGCACATCATTGTCGGAACTCATGCTATTCTTACAGAAAGAATGGCCTATAACAATCTTGGTCTCCTAGTGGTGGATGAAGAACAA AAGTTTGGTGTCCAACAGAAGGAGAAGATTGCATCATACAAGTCTTCTATTGATGTTCTTACACTCTCCGCAACACCCATTCCACGTACTCTGTATCTGGCTTTGACTGGTTTCCGTGATGCAAG TTTAATGTCTACACCACCACCTGAAAGAGTTGCTGTAAAGACATATGTGTCAGTATTTAGTAAAGAAAGGGCTCTATCAGCTATCAAGTTTGAGCTGCAGCGTGGCGGTCAAGTTTTCTATGTCGTACCTCGAATAAAAG CAATAGACGATGTGTTGCATTTTCTCAAGGACTCTCTGCCGGATGTACCAATTGATGTTGCTCATGGAAAG AAAGTGTCAAAGACCATACAACTAGCTATGGAAAAATTTGCTTGTGGAGAAGTCAAAATTCTTGTCTGCACACATATCATTGAAAGTGGAATAGATATTGCAAATGCTAATACAATGATTGTCCAGTATGCTGAACTATTTGGACTCGCGCAGCTGTATCAG TTACGAGGAAGAGTAGGACGATCAGGCAGAGAAGGTTTTGCATACCTCTTCTACACTGATAAGTCTTTGCTCTCAAGGGTTGCAATG GATAGACTTGGAGCTATCAAAGAGCATTCAGACCTTGGTCAAGGTTTCCATGTTGCAGAGAAGGATATGGGTATTAGGGGGTTTGGAAGCTTGTTTGGTGAGCAACAATCTGGAGACGTTGCAAATGTCGGCATCGATCTATTTTTTGATATGCTTTTTGATAGCTTGTCAAAG GTTGATAAATTTTGTCTTGTACCCGTTCCTTACAAAGATGTTCAG CTGGATATAAACATTTCTCCGCATCTCTCCTCTGAATATATAAGTTACCTTGAAAATCCAGTTGAATTGCTCAATGAAGCAGCAAAAGCTGCAGAGAAAGATCTATGGACTTTAATACAATTCACAGAAGACCTTCGTCGACGATATGGAAAGGAGCCCCGTGATATGGAG TTGCTATTGAAGAAGCTCTATGTAAGGCGGATGGCAGCAGATCTTGGTATCAGTCAGGTATATCCATCTGGAAAAATTATCCTCATGAAAACAAACATGAACAAGAAGGTATTTAGGCTCATGACAGAAGCAATGACTTCTGAAGCATATCGAAATTCCCTATCATACGCTGGAAAGGAAATTAAG GCTGAACTCCTCGTCAGTTTGCCAGACACACTAATTCTGAACTGGCTTTTCCACTGCTTAGCAGACTGCTATGCTGTAATACCAGCCCTTGTGAAGTACTAG